Proteins from a genomic interval of Streptococcus oralis:
- the rpoD gene encoding RNA polymerase sigma factor RpoD, whose protein sequence is MATKQKEVTTFDVQVADFIRNHKKTGTATDDEINSSLVIPFTLDADGIEDLLQRIQDAGISITDNEGNPSARVLSAEEEPELSDEDLIGSTSAKVNDPVRMYLKEIGVVPLLTNEEEKELALAVEAGDIEAKQRLAEANLRLVVSIAKRYVGRGMQFLDLIQEGNMGLMKAVDKFDYSKGFKFSTYATWWIRQAITRAIADQARTIRIPVHMVETINKLVREQRNLLQELGQDPTPEQIAERMDMTPDKVREILKIAQEPVSLETPIGEEDDSHLGDFIEDEVIENPVDYTTRIVLREQLDEVLDTLTDREENVLRLRFGLDDGKMRTLEDVGKVFNVTRERIRQIEAKALRKLRQPSRSKPLRDFIED, encoded by the coding sequence ATGGCAACAAAACAAAAAGAAGTAACCACATTTGATGTGCAAGTAGCAGATTTTATCCGTAACCACAAAAAAACAGGAACAGCAACAGACGACGAAATCAATTCAAGTCTGGTTATTCCTTTTACCCTGGATGCAGATGGCATTGAAGACCTTTTGCAACGGATTCAGGATGCTGGAATTTCTATCACAGATAACGAAGGAAATCCAAGTGCGCGTGTGCTTAGTGCAGAAGAAGAACCAGAACTCAGTGATGAGGACTTGATTGGCTCAACTTCAGCCAAGGTTAATGACCCTGTCCGTATGTATTTGAAGGAAATCGGGGTTGTTCCTCTCTTGACCAACGAAGAGGAAAAAGAATTGGCTCTAGCAGTTGAAGCAGGTGATATCGAAGCTAAACAACGTCTTGCGGAAGCCAACCTTCGTTTGGTGGTTTCCATCGCTAAACGCTATGTAGGACGTGGCATGCAGTTTCTTGACTTGATTCAAGAAGGAAACATGGGCTTGATGAAGGCCGTGGATAAGTTTGACTATTCAAAAGGATTCAAGTTTTCAACTTATGCAACTTGGTGGATTCGTCAGGCGATTACTCGTGCCATCGCTGATCAGGCGCGTACTATTCGTATCCCTGTCCACATGGTGGAAACCATTAACAAGCTTGTCCGTGAACAGCGGAATCTCCTTCAAGAATTGGGGCAAGATCCGACACCTGAACAAATCGCTGAGCGTATGGATATGACACCTGACAAGGTGCGTGAAATCCTAAAAATCGCTCAAGAACCAGTATCGCTTGAAACACCGATTGGTGAAGAGGACGATAGTCATCTTGGGGACTTTATCGAAGACGAAGTGATTGAAAATCCAGTAGACTACACAACTCGTATCGTTTTGCGTGAGCAGTTGGATGAAGTCTTGGATACTCTCACAGACCGTGAAGAAAACGTCTTGCGCTTGCGCTTCGGGCTAGATGATGGGAAAATGCGTACTCTTGAAGATGTTGGTAAAGTCTTTAACGTGACTCGTGAACGTATCCGTCAGATTGAGGCCAAGGCTTTGAGAAAATTGCGCCAACCAAGTCGCAGCAAGCCCCTTCGTGATTTTATTGAAGACTAA